The following are encoded together in the Poseidonibacter lekithochrous genome:
- a CDS encoding response regulator transcription factor: MRVLIVEDNLDLAESISDYLSIHGCDCDFAYNGVAGLEFALKNEYDIFIFDIAMPKMDGLELCKILREKHNNQIPILFLTARDTLDDKVAGFDAGADDYLVKPFELKELLIRIKALYKRVINKESILNIDDLSINLNTQEVKRDNQSIFLSPNNYKILVLLMQRSPNLVTREELEHFIWMDETPSSDSLRSHIYKLRKQIDKPFKKELIQTIKGRGFRIVS, translated from the coding sequence ATGAGAGTATTAATAGTAGAAGATAATCTAGATTTAGCTGAGAGCATATCAGATTATTTGAGTATTCATGGATGCGACTGTGACTTTGCATACAATGGCGTTGCAGGTCTAGAGTTTGCTTTAAAAAATGAATATGATATATTTATTTTTGATATTGCAATGCCTAAAATGGATGGCTTAGAGCTTTGTAAAATACTTAGAGAGAAACACAACAACCAAATACCAATTTTATTTTTAACGGCAAGGGATACTTTAGATGATAAAGTTGCTGGATTTGATGCAGGAGCAGATGATTATTTAGTTAAACCTTTTGAGTTAAAAGAGCTACTTATTCGAATAAAAGCACTGTATAAAAGAGTTATTAACAAAGAAAGTATATTAAATATTGATGACTTAAGTATTAATTTAAATACTCAAGAAGTAAAACGAGATAATCAAAGTATATTTTTATCACCAAATAACTATAAGATTTTAGTTTTATTAATGCAACGATCTCCAAACTTAGTCACAAGAGAAGAGTTAGAGCATTTTATTTGGATGGATGAAACTCCATCTAGTGATTCTCTTAGGAGTCATATATATAAACTTAGAAAACAAATAGATAAACCTTTTAAAAAAGAGTTGATTCAAACTATAAAAGGTAGAGGTTTTAGGATAGTATCATGA
- a CDS encoding sensor histidine kinase: MKFTRSIRFRIIIACIVFALIVSIIFGFILKKSIKINADEQFNWHTQKEMVHFLEEYKKDQNTKFNLPRGKILIGKEKDAIKYLKNMIDKKNSTFTEQKLEDIPLKRFQNTTEKGYTFYYYDFEKTVIYLIKAPILDDKSLNMYYFINLTGFNTTDNMGANIALNFFFVVIILILILAILIGFYIAKRVLLPLTNLSSNVDKIEIGEYESNVKDYYNDEIGFLAKTIDTFVVRTSKFIQREKAFTRDASHELRTPVASSQAALDVAFALPQGQDPKMQKVLNRIQRANKNMTHLIESFLILGREKQKNSNKLSFNLKELVDNSIIKNSYLLKSSDIKYKNHIKEELTITLNKDYLSIVIDNIIRNAFVHMEEGTLDINFTNNSFIVQDSGEWFDEKKELGIGLNIVKRICKEEKWKLSISTKKDIGTIIEISF, encoded by the coding sequence ATGAAGTTCACAAGAAGTATTCGATTTAGAATTATAATTGCTTGTATTGTTTTTGCACTAATTGTAAGTATTATTTTTGGATTTATTTTAAAAAAAAGTATAAAAATAAATGCTGATGAGCAGTTTAATTGGCATACACAAAAAGAGATGGTTCATTTTTTAGAAGAGTATAAAAAAGACCAAAATACAAAATTTAATTTACCAAGAGGAAAAATACTCATTGGAAAAGAAAAAGATGCCATTAAATACCTAAAAAATATGATTGACAAAAAAAATTCTACTTTTACTGAACAAAAATTAGAAGACATTCCTTTAAAAAGATTTCAGAATACTACTGAGAAAGGATATACTTTTTATTATTATGATTTTGAAAAAACAGTCATATATCTAATAAAAGCCCCTATTTTAGATGATAAAAGCTTAAATATGTACTACTTTATTAATCTTACTGGATTTAATACAACAGATAATATGGGAGCAAATATTGCACTAAACTTCTTTTTTGTTGTAATAATTCTAATATTAATTTTAGCTATTTTAATTGGTTTTTATATTGCAAAAAGAGTTCTTTTGCCACTTACAAACCTCTCTTCAAATGTCGACAAAATAGAAATAGGAGAATACGAAAGCAATGTAAAAGATTATTACAATGATGAGATTGGTTTTTTAGCAAAAACTATTGATACCTTTGTTGTAAGAACTTCTAAATTTATCCAAAGAGAAAAAGCCTTTACACGAGATGCTAGTCATGAACTTAGAACACCAGTTGCAAGCTCACAAGCTGCACTTGATGTGGCATTTGCATTACCGCAAGGACAAGACCCAAAAATGCAAAAGGTTTTAAATAGAATACAAAGAGCAAATAAAAATATGACTCACTTAATAGAAAGCTTTTTAATTCTAGGAAGAGAAAAACAAAAAAATTCAAATAAACTATCTTTTAATTTAAAAGAATTAGTAGATAACTCAATCATTAAAAACAGCTATTTATTAAAATCAAGTGATATAAAATACAAAAATCACATTAAGGAAGAACTAACAATCACCCTAAATAAGGATTACTTATCAATTGTAATTGATAATATAATCCGAAATGCTTTTGTACATATGGAAGAAGGTACTTTAGATATAAACTTTACAAACAATTCTTTCATAGTTCAAGATAGTGGGGAATGGTTTGATGAAAAAAAAGAGTTAGGTATTGGATTGAATATCGTAAAAAGAATCTGTAAAGAAGAAAAATGGAAACTGTCAATTTCCACAAAAAAAGATATAGGTACAATAATAGAGATTAGCTTTTAG
- a CDS encoding RICIN domain-containing protein, whose amino-acid sequence MKKFLLMNFLLSMMISSLFAQSNAYHIKLIDPLDRPQDGYCLDVAGSGEYIRADLPLIGHNCKPGLYADEAFEFKKDGTIYFPAYDLCATISGVNKYVLDYTSLTLQKCNVDTPFQSAKFMQKFEYTKDKKLKHKNSNKCLEMGNESSVTYSPAHTWRTLYMKECSQTDVKRSTWYFNRP is encoded by the coding sequence ATGAAAAAATTTCTACTAATGAATTTTTTATTAAGTATGATGATATCTAGCTTATTTGCTCAAAGTAATGCATATCATATTAAATTGATTGACCCACTTGATAGACCACAAGATGGCTATTGTCTCGATGTTGCAGGCTCTGGAGAATATATACGAGCTGATTTACCTTTAATAGGTCATAATTGTAAGCCAGGACTATATGCAGATGAAGCTTTTGAGTTTAAAAAAGATGGAACAATATATTTTCCAGCTTACGATTTATGTGCGACTATTTCAGGTGTTAATAAATATGTTTTAGACTATACAAGTTTAACTCTTCAAAAATGTAATGTTGATACGCCATTTCAAAGTGCTAAATTTATGCAGAAATTTGAATATACAAAAGACAAGAAACTAAAACATAAAAACTCAAATAAATGTTTAGAAATGGGAAATGAGTCTTCAGTTACATATTCTCCAGCACATACTTGGAGAACTTTATATATGAAAGAGTGCTCACAAACTGATGTTAAAAGATCAACTTGGTATTTTAATAGACCATAG
- a CDS encoding ABC-F family ATP-binding cassette domain-containing protein, giving the protein MIELINISKSYPTGELYSDLNLRLNSGDKVGLVGRNGTGKSTLFKLILGEEHQDHGEIKFPKAYKIGALKQYFDFSEKKLIDETASALSEEDKYDIYKAEKMLFGLGFSEEDLEKDPKSFSGGFQIRINLAKLLLSEPNMLLLDEPTNYLDILSIRWLKAFLKTFQGEVILITHDREFMDSVCTHTLGIIRKNAFIIPGGTRKFFEQIKANEEHHEKQKIAQDKKIKDLEEFIAKNKARAATSTLAQSKVKILEKMEILEDINYDANLKFDFNYKDTSAKFLVEVKDLTFGYTKENILFKNISFALSRGETIGIIGKNGKGKSTLLNTIAGELEALSGNSDFHPSCVFGHFGQTNISHLNPKNTIMDEIYSVNHKLPEAVIRSICGIMMFSGDNAKKKISLLSGGEKSRVMLGKIIAQDVNLLFLDEPTNHLDIDSIDALTTAIKAFEGSCMIVTHSEELLRAVCDRLIVFTNDGADYFNGTYDEFLEKIGWEDDAGEQKKKVVKPKRNKKEIRKLRSIIVAEKSKVTKPLKTEIEEIEALDGTQKQAKQKRLEELQAELEKLNAQFEKRMDEV; this is encoded by the coding sequence ATGATTGAATTAATTAATATATCGAAAAGTTATCCAACAGGTGAACTTTATAGTGACCTAAACCTTAGACTAAATTCAGGAGACAAAGTAGGCCTAGTAGGACGAAATGGTACTGGAAAATCAACACTATTTAAACTTATTTTAGGAGAAGAGCACCAAGACCACGGTGAAATTAAATTTCCTAAAGCCTATAAAATTGGAGCTTTAAAACAATATTTTGATTTTAGTGAAAAAAAACTAATTGACGAAACAGCATCAGCATTAAGCGAAGAAGATAAATATGATATTTATAAAGCTGAAAAAATGTTATTTGGTCTTGGTTTTTCTGAAGAAGATTTAGAAAAAGATCCTAAGTCATTCTCTGGTGGTTTTCAAATTAGAATTAATCTTGCAAAACTACTTTTAAGTGAACCAAATATGCTTTTACTTGATGAGCCTACAAACTACTTAGATATTCTTTCTATTAGATGGTTAAAAGCCTTTTTAAAAACTTTCCAAGGGGAAGTTATTTTAATTACTCACGATAGAGAGTTTATGGACAGTGTTTGTACTCATACTCTTGGTATTATTAGAAAAAATGCATTTATAATTCCTGGTGGTACTAGAAAATTCTTCGAGCAAATTAAAGCAAATGAAGAACATCATGAAAAACAAAAAATTGCACAAGACAAAAAAATCAAAGATTTAGAAGAGTTTATTGCAAAAAATAAAGCAAGAGCAGCTACTTCAACTCTAGCCCAATCAAAAGTAAAAATCTTAGAAAAGATGGAAATCTTGGAAGATATTAATTATGATGCAAATCTAAAATTTGATTTTAATTACAAAGATACATCTGCTAAATTCTTAGTAGAAGTAAAAGATTTAACTTTTGGATATACAAAAGAAAATATTTTATTCAAAAACATTTCTTTTGCACTTAGCCGTGGTGAAACTATTGGAATCATTGGAAAAAATGGTAAAGGTAAATCAACTCTATTAAATACTATTGCAGGAGAACTAGAAGCTCTAAGCGGAAACTCTGACTTCCATCCTTCTTGTGTATTTGGACACTTTGGTCAAACAAATATCTCACACTTGAATCCTAAAAATACAATTATGGATGAAATCTATAGTGTAAACCATAAACTTCCAGAAGCAGTTATTAGAAGTATTTGTGGAATTATGATGTTTAGTGGAGATAATGCTAAGAAAAAAATCTCACTTCTTTCTGGTGGTGAAAAATCAAGAGTAATGCTTGGTAAAATCATAGCACAAGATGTAAACCTTCTTTTCCTAGATGAGCCTACAAACCACTTAGATATTGACTCTATTGATGCACTTACAACTGCTATTAAAGCCTTTGAGGGTTCTTGTATGATTGTAACTCACTCAGAAGAATTATTAAGAGCTGTATGTGATAGACTTATCGTATTTACAAACGATGGGGCTGATTATTTCAATGGAACTTATGATGAGTTCTTAGAAAAAATTGGTTGGGAAGATGATGCAGGTGAGCAAAAGAAAAAAGTTGTAAAACCTAAAAGAAATAAAAAAGAGATTAGAAAACTAAGATCTATTATCGTAGCTGAAAAATCAAAAGTTACTAAACCACTTAAAACAGAGATTGAAGAAATCGAAGCTTTAGATGGAACACAAAAACAAGCTAAACAAAAAAGATTGGAAGAACTTCAAGCTGAACTTGAAAAATTAAATGCCCAATTTGAAAAAAGAATGGATGAAGTTTAA
- a CDS encoding MarR family winged helix-turn-helix transcriptional regulator yields MSKKILYNSLMKNSIENKDCIANWISKAHSKLRTSMSQKLKQYNLTVEQRQILLLLYGFKSMTQSEICKETLSESSNITVTLKRMEQNDYILKAKHPKDKRTTLIYPTQKAMDIEKDLKEVGVNSLDYFLEDVTEEEHDIAVSVIKKMYKKALEEELESMM; encoded by the coding sequence TTGTCAAAGAAAATATTATATAATTCACTTATGAAAAATAGTATTGAAAATAAAGATTGTATAGCAAACTGGATAAGTAAAGCCCATTCGAAGTTAAGAACTTCTATGAGTCAAAAACTAAAGCAGTATAATTTGACAGTAGAGCAAAGACAAATACTTCTACTTTTATATGGTTTTAAATCTATGACACAAAGTGAAATTTGTAAAGAGACTTTATCCGAGTCCTCAAATATTACAGTGACTTTGAAAAGAATGGAGCAAAATGATTATATTCTAAAAGCAAAACATCCAAAAGATAAAAGAACAACATTGATTTATCCAACTCAAAAAGCAATGGATATTGAAAAAGATTTAAAAGAAGTAGGGGTAAATAGTTTAGATTATTTTTTAGAAGATGTAACAGAAGAAGAGCATGATATTGCCGTGTCTGTTATAAAAAAAATGTATAAAAAAGCTCTTGAAGAAGAACTAGAAAGTATGATGTAA
- a CDS encoding DMT family transporter produces the protein MKNNTYIFALLITMLGVVLMSVETLLIKMTNISGLTYSFYIGILMFISLNAVLLKDGIKNTINIYKDNLRIILISGLLMGLANMFFINSVKHTSIANAVIIISSAPLFATLFAYLFYKEKPQKNIFIASIFIFIGLIIIFSKQISSGNLFGDFLALLCAMSFSLNFVVMSKHTSVNRFAVLAFAGVCITLMSLLFIQSYTVDTTSMYILLIAGLLISPFSRIFVLIGTKTLPASEISLLTILETILAPIWAWIFISEIPVSTTIFGGLVILATLIINSLYLIKISKKKALI, from the coding sequence ATGAAAAATAACACTTATATATTTGCACTATTAATTACAATGCTTGGTGTTGTTTTAATGAGTGTGGAAACACTACTTATTAAAATGACCAATATCTCAGGACTTACTTATTCTTTTTATATAGGCATCTTGATGTTTATATCACTAAATGCAGTTTTATTAAAAGATGGAATTAAAAACACTATCAATATATACAAAGACAATCTAAGAATTATTCTAATTTCAGGTCTGCTTATGGGACTTGCAAATATGTTTTTTATTAACTCTGTTAAACATACAAGTATTGCAAATGCAGTTATTATTATAAGTTCAGCACCTTTATTTGCGACACTATTTGCATATCTTTTTTACAAAGAAAAACCTCAAAAAAATATATTTATAGCTTCAATTTTTATATTTATAGGACTTATTATTATCTTTTCAAAACAGATATCAAGTGGAAACCTATTTGGGGATTTTCTTGCCCTACTTTGTGCTATGAGTTTTTCTCTAAATTTTGTGGTTATGTCAAAACACACAAGTGTAAATAGATTTGCAGTTCTTGCCTTTGCAGGAGTTTGTATAACACTTATGTCCTTACTATTTATTCAAAGCTATACAGTTGATACAACTTCAATGTATATTCTTTTAATTGCTGGATTATTAATCTCTCCGTTTTCTAGAATATTTGTACTTATTGGTACAAAAACACTTCCAGCAAGTGAAATATCACTACTTACAATTTTAGAGACTATATTAGCTCCTATTTGGGCTTGGATTTTCATAAGTGAAATACCAGTAAGTACTACAATATTTGGTGGATTAGTTATTCTAGCAACACTAATAATTAATAGTTTATATCTAATAAAAATATCTAAAAAGAAGGCACTAATATGA
- a CDS encoding class I SAM-dependent methyltransferase translates to MNQKEYWNKKALDFPRYDKNKDGFQQKIIKLLKDENIINDKTSVLDIGCGTGVYTIPLAKECGNITALDISSKMLELLEEDSWNYNVNTKIQTRCSNWKEFKSTEKYDLVLATLSAAFSDEQDFEKILQYSKKHVCFIDFVDTKGSNFEELLYNTYGIEKAIFKDLENKKKWLEHKNIEFKTTPLTNTYSKLIEIDEAIYKIKEILKSSQENIILSEEEIRIVLNPLKIGNKINYVINMKLELLHWRTTS, encoded by the coding sequence ATGAATCAAAAAGAGTATTGGAATAAAAAAGCATTAGATTTTCCAAGGTATGATAAAAATAAAGATGGTTTTCAACAAAAAATCATCAAACTTTTAAAAGATGAAAATATTATAAATGACAAAACAAGTGTTTTAGATATTGGTTGTGGAACAGGGGTTTATACTATTCCCTTAGCAAAAGAATGTGGGAATATCACAGCTTTGGATATATCATCTAAAATGTTAGAACTTCTAGAAGAAGACTCATGGAACTATAATGTAAATACTAAAATACAAACAAGATGTTCAAACTGGAAAGAGTTTAAAAGCACTGAAAAGTACGATTTAGTTCTTGCTACTTTATCCGCTGCATTTAGTGATGAACAAGACTTTGAAAAGATTTTACAGTATTCTAAAAAGCATGTGTGTTTTATTGATTTTGTAGATACAAAGGGTTCGAATTTTGAAGAACTTCTTTATAATACCTATGGAATTGAAAAAGCAATTTTTAAAGACTTAGAGAATAAGAAAAAGTGGTTAGAACATAAAAATATAGAGTTTAAAACTACACCATTGACAAATACATATTCCAAACTAATAGAAATAGATGAAGCAATATATAAAATAAAAGAGATATTAAAGTCATCCCAAGAGAATATAATTCTTAGTGAAGAAGAGATAAGAATAGTTTTAAACCCACTTAAAATAGGTAATAAAATAAACTATGTAATAAATATGAAACTTGAACTTTTACATTGGAGAACTACTAGTTAA
- a CDS encoding glutamine--tRNA ligase/YqeY domain fusion protein translates to MSESKDFLRSIVEEDLKSGKYKEVITRFPPEPNGFPHIGHAKSICINFGIASDYNGHCNLRMDDTNPTKEETKYVEALKDAVQWLGFDWGKNVYYTSDYFQKIYNYAVELIKMGKAYVDSVDEEQMREYRGTVTEAGKRSEYANRTVEENLELFEKMKNGEFKDGEHVLRAKIDMGAANMKLRDPLLYRIRHVNHHRTGDEWSIYPMYDFAHCLSDYIEGVTHSICTLEFENNRDIYNWVLDTLGLELPRPYQHEFARLGINYTVMSKRKLLELVEEGKVSGWDDPRMPTIAGYKRRGYTKESILNFCDQIGIAKANSMVDVAQLEFCIRDDLNTKVPRVLTVLDPLKVTIVNYEGSEVIDAPYYPHDVPKEGSRDIPFSNEIYIERDDFNENPPKGYFRLTPEQPVRLRHGFIISCKEVIKDETGKVVELKVEYHADSKSGSDTSGIKVKSAIQWVSAKEAIKAEVRVYDRLYANEAPESLEDLNSSSLTVIKDALIEPAIVTEKIDERFQFERQGYFYADPIDYTDEKPVFNKIVGLKDSWGKKTAPKQESKTESKKQAKNEQVVGTEVAMSDEQQALFDKYTSELKLNAEVSNIIARDEKLSSFYADALAELNSPVGIANIVVTEVARELKEKEANELNFTAKQVSQLVKMVDDKTISSKIAKQVFEEMVKSGDNPDKIVEAKGLVQISDPSVISPIIAEVIEKNPDNVEKFKAGNNKLLGFFVGQVLKATGGKANPQVVNKLVAQALK, encoded by the coding sequence ATGAGTGAGAGCAAAGATTTTTTACGGTCAATAGTAGAAGAGGATTTAAAGTCAGGAAAATATAAAGAGGTTATTACTAGATTCCCTCCAGAACCAAATGGCTTCCCACATATTGGACACGCTAAATCTATCTGTATAAATTTTGGTATTGCATCAGACTACAATGGTCACTGTAATCTTAGAATGGATGATACTAACCCAACAAAAGAAGAAACAAAATATGTAGAAGCACTAAAAGATGCTGTGCAGTGGCTTGGATTTGATTGGGGTAAAAATGTATATTATACTTCTGATTATTTCCAAAAAATTTACAACTATGCTGTTGAACTTATCAAAATGGGTAAGGCATATGTAGATAGTGTAGATGAAGAGCAAATGAGAGAGTACAGAGGTACTGTAACAGAAGCTGGAAAAAGAAGTGAGTACGCAAATAGAACAGTTGAAGAAAACCTTGAACTTTTTGAAAAAATGAAAAATGGTGAATTCAAAGATGGTGAACACGTATTAAGAGCGAAGATTGATATGGGTGCTGCTAATATGAAATTAAGAGATCCATTATTATATAGAATCAGACATGTAAATCACCACAGAACTGGTGATGAGTGGTCTATTTATCCTATGTATGATTTTGCTCATTGTTTATCTGATTATATAGAGGGTGTAACTCATTCTATTTGTACTTTAGAGTTTGAAAACAATAGAGATATTTACAACTGGGTATTAGATACTTTAGGTTTAGAATTGCCTAGACCATACCAACATGAATTTGCAAGACTTGGTATTAACTACACAGTAATGAGTAAAAGAAAATTACTAGAGTTAGTTGAAGAAGGAAAAGTAAGTGGTTGGGATGACCCAAGAATGCCTACAATTGCAGGATACAAAAGAAGAGGATATACAAAAGAGTCTATTCTAAACTTCTGTGATCAAATAGGTATTGCAAAAGCGAACTCTATGGTAGATGTAGCACAATTAGAGTTTTGTATCAGAGATGATTTAAATACTAAGGTTCCTAGAGTTCTTACTGTGCTTGACCCTCTAAAAGTTACAATTGTAAACTATGAAGGTAGTGAAGTAATTGATGCACCATATTATCCTCATGATGTTCCAAAAGAGGGTAGTAGAGATATTCCTTTCTCAAATGAAATTTATATAGAAAGAGATGACTTCAATGAGAATCCTCCAAAAGGATACTTTAGACTAACTCCTGAACAACCTGTAAGATTAAGACATGGATTTATCATATCTTGTAAAGAAGTTATCAAAGATGAAACAGGAAAAGTAGTTGAATTAAAAGTTGAATACCATGCTGATTCAAAAAGTGGTTCTGATACTAGTGGTATCAAAGTAAAAAGTGCAATTCAATGGGTAAGTGCAAAAGAAGCTATTAAAGCAGAAGTTAGAGTATATGATAGATTATATGCAAACGAAGCTCCTGAAAGCTTAGAAGACTTAAATTCTAGCTCTTTAACAGTTATAAAAGATGCTTTAATAGAACCTGCAATTGTTACTGAGAAAATAGATGAGAGATTCCAATTCGAGCGACAAGGTTACTTCTATGCTGATCCTATTGATTACACAGATGAAAAACCAGTATTTAACAAAATAGTAGGATTAAAAGACTCTTGGGGTAAGAAAACAGCTCCAAAGCAAGAATCAAAGACAGAGTCAAAAAAACAAGCTAAAAATGAGCAAGTAGTTGGAACTGAAGTAGCTATGAGTGATGAGCAACAAGCTTTATTTGATAAGTATACATCTGAGTTAAAACTAAATGCAGAAGTATCAAATATTATTGCAAGAGATGAAAAACTATCATCATTTTATGCAGATGCTTTAGCTGAGTTAAATAGCCCAGTAGGAATTGCAAATATAGTAGTAACAGAAGTAGCAAGAGAGTTAAAAGAAAAAGAAGCAAATGAGCTTAACTTTACAGCTAAGCAAGTATCACAACTTGTAAAAATGGTAGATGATAAAACTATCTCTTCTAAAATAGCAAAACAAGTATTTGAAGAAATGGTAAAATCAGGAGATAATCCAGATAAAATCGTAGAAGCAAAAGGTCTAGTACAAATTAGTGACCCAAGCGTAATTTCACCTATAATTGCTGAGGTAATTGAAAAGAACCCAGACAATGTAGAGAAATTCAAAGCAGGAAACAATAAACTATTAGGTTTCTTTGTAGGACAAGTACTAAAAGCTACAGGTGGAAAAGCAAATCCACAAGTAGTTAATAAACTAGTTGCACAAGCTCTAAAATAA
- a CDS encoding cytochrome-c peroxidase: MYKIFLLLFLTITFAISNSIITPLPMNPKYNYKKALLGKKLFFDTRLSHDNTISCASCHLLKEGGDDNIPVSIGIAGKKGTRNAPTVLNARYNKLQFWDGNAKTLEEQVKGPIHNQIEMASNFKEIISKLKKDEKYHKEFTDLYSNGITSFSITNAISEFEKALTTPDSKFDNYLRGDKTALNTNELNGYQLFKDYGCISCHNGINIGGNLLQKIGTIEEYDTSDFGLYNITKNNEDKFYFKASSLRNVELTAPYFHDGSIETLEAAVNIMIKHQVGFLIDEKERADIIKFLKTLTGKTPEFLRENK, encoded by the coding sequence ATGTATAAAATTTTTTTACTCTTATTTCTCACGATAACATTCGCTATTTCAAATAGTATAATTACTCCTCTTCCTATGAATCCAAAATATAATTATAAAAAAGCATTATTAGGTAAAAAACTATTTTTTGACACTAGATTAAGTCATGATAATACTATCTCATGTGCTAGTTGTCATCTTCTAAAAGAAGGCGGTGATGATAATATTCCTGTATCTATTGGAATAGCTGGGAAAAAAGGTACACGTAATGCGCCTACTGTATTAAATGCAAGATACAATAAATTACAATTTTGGGATGGTAATGCTAAAACACTAGAAGAGCAAGTAAAAGGCCCTATTCATAATCAAATAGAAATGGCATCAAATTTCAAAGAAATTATTTCTAAATTAAAAAAAGATGAAAAATATCATAAAGAATTCACAGACTTATACTCTAATGGTATTACAAGTTTTAGTATTACAAATGCTATTAGTGAATTTGAAAAAGCACTAACTACTCCTGACTCAAAGTTTGACAATTATTTAAGAGGAGATAAAACAGCTCTAAATACTAATGAGCTAAATGGCTATCAACTTTTTAAAGATTATGGTTGTATTTCTTGTCATAATGGAATCAATATAGGAGGTAATCTTCTACAAAAGATTGGAACAATTGAAGAGTATGACACTAGTGATTTTGGACTATATAACATAACAAAGAATAATGAAGACAAGTTTTATTTTAAAGCATCTAGCCTAAGAAATGTAGAACTTACTGCACCATATTTTCATGATGGAAGTATAGAAACACTTGAAGCTGCTGTTAATATAATGATTAAACATCAAGTGGGATTTTTAATAGATGAAAAAGAGAGAGCTGACATTATAAAGTTCTTAAAAACACTAACCGGAAAAACTCCTGAATTTTTAAGAGAGAATAAATGA